In the Malaclemys terrapin pileata isolate rMalTer1 chromosome 12, rMalTer1.hap1, whole genome shotgun sequence genome, one interval contains:
- the LOC128846596 gene encoding uncharacterized protein LOC128846596, with protein sequence MEILHLALCCLWLLLQRMAVAAGSIRVQCGETAILPCPTAAGGLHNYWAIGWYKVANESHETGLIRRHENSTHVYSGTQREFLMDVQQSLVIPEVQLEDSAVYRCSLWARVGHFNQQADIILQVSECSTLQSVTLPRGTLLLDSEQGSSVSPNSTCCWGKPVPVLATVLGLLALNLGKGLLSLAFALVIVVILQGKRRKQVGESL encoded by the exons CTCTTTGTTGCCTATGGCTTCTCCTGCAAAGAATGGCTGTGGCAGCTGGGTCCATAAGAGTCCAGTGTGGGGAAACAGCAATCCTACCCTGTCCCACTGCTGCTGGAGGGCTGCACAACTACTGGGCCATTGGCTGGTACAAG GTAGCCAATGAGAGTCATGAAACGGGGCTGATTCGGAGACATGAGAACAGCACGCATGTGTATTCAGGGACCCAGAGGGAGTTCCTGATGGATGTGCAGCAATCCCTGGTCATTCCTGAGGTCCAGCTGGAGGATTCTGCTGTGTACCGCTGTTCCCTGTGGGCCAGAGTTGGGCATTTCAATCAGCAGGCAGACATTATCCTGCAGGTATCAG AGTGCTCAACTCTCCAGTCGGTCACATTACCCAGGGGGACTCTGCTGCTGGATTCAGAGCAAGGGAGCAGCGTGAGCCCGAATTCCACCTGCTGTTGGGGGAAACCGGTTCCTGTCCTTGCTACTGTCCTGGGGCTGCTGGCTCTCAACTTGGGGAAAGGGCTGCTCAGCCTTGCCTTTGCTCTG GTGATTGTCGTCATTCTGCAAGGAAAGAGAAGGAAGCAAGTAGGAGAAAGCCTTTAA